One window of the Dendropsophus ebraccatus isolate aDenEbr1 chromosome 12, aDenEbr1.pat, whole genome shotgun sequence genome contains the following:
- the LOC138768646 gene encoding olfactory receptor 10AG1-like, giving the protein MERRNYTVHVFILVGFSTSPQLKYLLFVIFLFIFMISLLAHMFIILIYRFSPNLHTPMYFLLANFSILEIGYISTISPKMLINLVSQNTITFYECALQMSCYLLLASAECYMLAVIAYDRYNAICHPLLYNVLMRRIVCIRLVIGCWFVGLYVSILQPLLIFLLPFCKSNRINHFFCDITPLLSLACNNTQFNEIILLIMTVIVVVVPFMLTVISYANIMWTIINHHSAGTRKKAFSTCTSHFIVVAISYGAASIMYLRPRSSYGMNGEKFLSLLYAIIAPLMNPFIYSLRNNDVKNAVKKLKCEIAQDGG; this is encoded by the coding sequence atggAGAGAAGAAACTACACGGTACATGTATTCATCCTTGTTGGATTTTCTACTTCTCCTCAACTCAAGTATCTCTTATTTGTGATCTTTCTCTTTATCTTTATGATATCGCTGCTGGCTCACATGTTTATAATCCTTATATACAGATTCAGCCCGAATCTTCATACTCCTATGTACTTTTTGCTTGCCAATTTCTCCATTTTGGAGATAGGTTACATATCAACTATAAGCCCAAAAATGTTGATCAACCTTGTATCTCAAAACACCATCACCTTCTATGAATGCGCCCTACAGATGTCCTGTTATCTATTGCTGGCCAGTGCAGAGTGTTATATGCTGGCAGTTATAGCGTATGATCGATATAACGCTATATGCCATCCTTTGCTATATAATGTACTTATGAGAAGGATTGTTTGTATCAGGCTGGTCATTGGTTGTTGGTTTGTTGGGCTTTATGTGAGTATTCTACAACCTTTGCTTATATTTTTATTGCCCTTCTGCAAGTCGAATAGAATCAACCATTTTTTCTGTGATATTACACCATTATTAAGTCTAGCCTGTAATAACACGCAGTTTAATGAAATTATCCTGCTTATAATGACTGTTATTGTTGTTGTGGTACCTTTTATGTTAACAGTAATTTCTTATGCCAACATCATGTGGACAATAATCAACCACCATTCTGCGGGGACGAGGAAAAAAGCTTTCTCCACTTGTACCTCCCACTTCATAGTTGTTGCTATATCTTATGGGGCGGCCTCTATTATGTACTTGAGACCAAGGTCAAGTTATGGAATGAATGGAGAAAAGTTTTTGTCCCTCCTGTATGCTATTATTGCCCCTTTAATGAATCCTTTCATATATAGTTTGAGGAATAATGATGTAAAAAACGCAGTTAAAAAGCTAAAATGTGAAATAGCTCAGGATGGTGGGTAA